GACCCCCGCATCATCAAAGCGGTTTGGACGGGTCTCAAAATCGCGCTCGCGGGAAACAAAAAAGCCGAGCGCAAATTCTCCGACGTAACGGAATTTCTCGCGCTTTACGCGCTCCTGTAAGGTTCATTATTCATTATGGCAACGGATTCCACGCTGAACAAACTCATTCTCTTGTACGTCATGGACAAGATGGAAGTTCCTCTCGAAGAGGATAGTCTTACCGATCTTTGCACGGCGGACCACAGCTGGATGAATTATATGGACTGCAAAGACGCGATCTTCGATCTCGACGAAGTCGGGTTCTTCCATAAGCGCCTTTCCCAAAACAAGACGATTTATAACATCACGCCGGACGGCAGAATGTGCCTCGCGAATTTCTACACGAGGATCCCGATCTCCCTTCGCGAAGAGATCAATTCTTTCATCAAGTCGCACCGCATGGATTACCGCCGCCGCCAAGAGTACGTCAGCGATTATTTCAAAAACAGCGACGGGACCTATACCGTCGTCTTGAAGATCCTGAAAATGGGAAGCGACCTGCCCCTCGTCGAGCTGAAAATGGTCGTGGAAAGCCGCGAGAACGCCGCCTTTATCCA
This genomic window from Clostridia bacterium contains:
- a CDS encoding DUF4364 family protein; this translates as MATDSTLNKLILLYVMDKMEVPLEEDSLTDLCTADHSWMNYMDCKDAIFDLDEVGFFHKRLSQNKTIYNITPDGRMCLANFYTRIPISLREEINSFIKSHRMDYRRRQEYVSDYFKNSDGTYTVVLKILKMGSDLPLVELKMVVESRENAAFIHKNWQSRAGAVYGALCDNLLDG